A single Orcinus orca chromosome 2, mOrcOrc1.1, whole genome shotgun sequence DNA region contains:
- the ZNF438 gene encoding zinc finger protein 438 isoform X1 — protein sequence MQIVVQVKDIIMQSASSVPPKDQGGVSLLASPVEKQLTQKKSASPGKTARTGESNSPPGTIQGGKGLQGKSQFRTIAPKLAPRVLAPRVVPGPAPSLSDHAHPGPSLGSKALGMPPQNYALMQVAGQEGTFSLVALPHVASAQPLQKPRLPLPKNLKLPIPRYQRPGHSKGARKKPGCSSSDRGCSQAPTQTQAAPPLPEHPEAPHKPSPPKPALAPGQAPASLTSGGGHGDPGPPGTSDHGGRDPPTAPALSTPEEPSAERGLPKSSGRAGVAGKKPSRKPAVASGELREQVDPARSVTHLSPGVFGNAIQVVPSIPRGKLPILPYSRTRASQVYKGGAAVNVAHVSLPGLRAAGDKTSSIPEGFCSAPQVADRAPAPQASWQSPCDRAYCPATKADLNHKTKPNGGAAKRRGRKRKVPDELLTFQSKRRKCVSNKCKDGKERAKAEPQESKDQKPGSVKKYRSIMPKPVLVLPALAALASPAATLQPPAPGSREHASFNHSLAAPKHLGCRQDDGPSPKPGSAFRNGFSSLKKPSHRCHVCEHAFQPKQHLRERANTHSDSRPYSCRLCRKAYVRPGSLSAHVRLHHGDSRPRRLVCCEFCAKVFGHVRVYFGHLKEVHGVAVSTEPSPCEPQPGDLLRTREQTARGMEGPVDRETKSSLEEDLLLNQADEVKFQIRCGRCQITAQSFAEIKFHLLYVHGEEIQGHLQEELSPSPGSRGAQGELVQQAAPFWKHPERRKQLKHRPLDGELCAVPRLKKQLYLRHQNEVEILAKREGAQPGPSEPGGHPQGPEGPGPDAALSPPRPGFRCVLCAQMLGRKEELLLHWEERHKCEDPLKLWTVLSTLSSQGVIEPSSETGK from the exons GAGGTGTTTCCCTGCTTGCCAGTCCTGTTGAGAAACAGCTGACTCAGAAGAAGTCTGCATCTCCTGGAAAGACAGCGCGCACAG GTGAATCAAACAGCCCTCCTGGAACGATTCAGGGTGGGAAGGGTCTGCAGGGTAAGAGTCAGTTTAGAACCATCGCTCCAAAACTTGCGCCCCGAGTCCTGGCGCCCAGAGTGGTCCCGGGCCCGGCGCCCTCCCTCTCTGACCACGCGCATCCAGGCCCCTCCCTCGGCTCGAAGGCCCTGGGGATGCCCCCCCAGAATTACGCGCTGATGCAGGTGGCCGGCCAGGAAGGGACCTTCTCTCTCGTCGCTCTGCCACACGTCGCCTCGGCTCAGCCACTCCAGAAACCCAGACTGCCTCTGCCCAAGAACCTGAAGCTGCCCATCCCCCGGTACCAACGCCCAGGACATAGCAAAGGAGCCAGAAAGAAACCGGGGTGCAGCTCCTCCGACAGGGGCTGTAGCCAAGCTCCCACCCAAACCCAAGCGGCCCCTCCCCTGCCTGAGCATCCCGAGGCCCCGCACAAGCCCAGCCCACCCAAGCCGGCGCTGGCACCCGGCCAGGCCCCGGCCTCGCTGACCAGTGGGGGTGGCCATGGAGACCCTGGGCCCCCAGGGACCAGCGACCACGGAGGTCGGGACCCTCCCACCGCCCCAGCGCTGTCCACACCGGAGGAGCCCTCTGCCGAGCGGGGCCTCCCGAAGAGTTCAGGGAGAGCAGGCGTTGCAGGCAAGaagccctccaggaagcctgctgtcGCCAGCGGAGAACTTAGAGAACAGGTCGACCCTGCCAGGTCCGTGACCCATTTGTCGCCAGGCGTTTTTGGAAACGCGATTCAGGTGGTCCCTTCCATCCCCAGAGGTAAACTGCCCATCCTGCCCTACTCAAGAACGAGGGCGTCGCAAGTTTACAAAGGCGGAGCAGCTGTGAACGTTGCGCATGTTTCTCTCCCTGGGCTCAGGGCAGCCGGTGATAAGACCTCGTCCATCCCGGAGGGCTTCTGTTCGGCCCCCCAGGTGGCCGACAGGGCACCTGCCCCACAGGCGTCGTGGCAGAGCCCCTGCGACAGGGCCTACTGTCCGGCCACCAAAGCCGACCtcaaccacaaaacaaaaccgaACGGCGGGGCAgccaagagaagaggaagaaaacggAAGGTCCCGGATGAACTTCTGACATTTCAGAGTAAAAGGAGGAAATGTGTCAGTAATAAGTGTAAAGATGGCAAAGAAAGAGCCAAAGCCGAGCCCCAGGAATCCAAGGACCAAAAACCTGGGTCTGTGAAAAAATACCGCAGCATCATGCCCAAACCTGTCCTGGTCCTGCCGGCCCTGGCTGCCCTGGCCTCACCCGCGGCCACGCTACAGCCCCCGGCGCCCGGCAGCCGGGAGCACGCGTCGTTCAATCACTCCCTCGCCGCCCCCAAGCATCTGGGCTGCAGGCAGGACGACGGCCCCTCCCCGAAGCCCGGCTCGGCCTTTAGAAATGGGTTCTCCAGCCTCAAGAAGCCTTCGCACAGATGCCACGTGTGCGAGCACGCCTTCCAGCCCAAGCAGCACCTCCGCGAGCGCGCCAACACGCACAGCGACAGCCGGCCCTACAGCTGCCGGCTCTGCCGCAAAGCCTACGTGCGGCCGGGCAGCCTGAGCGCACACGTGCGGCTGCATCACGGCGACTCCCGGCCCAGGAGGCTCGTGTGCTGCGAATTCTGCGCCAAGGTGTTCGGCCACGTCAGAGTCTACTTCGGCCACCTGAAAGAGGTGCACGGGGTGGCCGTCAGCACCGAGCCCTCCCCCTGCGAGCCGCAGCCGGGGGACTTGCTGAGGACCAGGGAGCAGACTGCCCGAGGGATGGAGGGACCGGTGGACAG GGAGACCAAGTCCAGCCTGGAAGAAGACCTCCTTCTAAACCAGGCTGATGAGGTCAAATTCCAGATCAGATGTGGCCGCTGTCAGATCACTGCCCAGTCTTTTGCTGAAATCAAGTTCCACCTGCTTTACGTTCATGGAGAGGAAATCCAGGGCCACTTGCAAGAGGAGCTCTCACCCTCCCCAGGAAGCAGGGGAGCTCAGGGAGAACTGGTTCAACAGGCTGCTCCTTTCTGGAAACATCCTGAGAGAAGAAAGCAGCTTAAGCACCGTCCCTTGGACGGGGAGCTCTGTGCAGTCCCCAGACTGAAAAAGCAGCTCTACCTCCGTCATCAGAATGAGGTGGAGATACTTGCGAAACGTGAAGGAGCCCAGCCAGGACCCAGTGAGCCCGGAGGACACCCCCAGGGCCCCGAGGGTCCCGGCCCCGACGCTGCCCTCTCCCCGCCCCGGCCTGGCTTTCGCTGCGTCCTTTGTGCACAGatgctgggaaggaaggaagagctgCTTCTGCATTGGGAAGAGCGCCACAAGTGCGAGGACCCTCTGAAACTCTGGACGGTTCTCAGCACGCTCTCCAGCCAGGGAGTCATCGAACCTTCCAGCGAGACCGGAAAATGA
- the ZNF438 gene encoding zinc finger protein 438 isoform X2 → MQSASSVPPKDQGGVSLLASPVEKQLTQKKSASPGKTARTGESNSPPGTIQGGKGLQGKSQFRTIAPKLAPRVLAPRVVPGPAPSLSDHAHPGPSLGSKALGMPPQNYALMQVAGQEGTFSLVALPHVASAQPLQKPRLPLPKNLKLPIPRYQRPGHSKGARKKPGCSSSDRGCSQAPTQTQAAPPLPEHPEAPHKPSPPKPALAPGQAPASLTSGGGHGDPGPPGTSDHGGRDPPTAPALSTPEEPSAERGLPKSSGRAGVAGKKPSRKPAVASGELREQVDPARSVTHLSPGVFGNAIQVVPSIPRGKLPILPYSRTRASQVYKGGAAVNVAHVSLPGLRAAGDKTSSIPEGFCSAPQVADRAPAPQASWQSPCDRAYCPATKADLNHKTKPNGGAAKRRGRKRKVPDELLTFQSKRRKCVSNKCKDGKERAKAEPQESKDQKPGSVKKYRSIMPKPVLVLPALAALASPAATLQPPAPGSREHASFNHSLAAPKHLGCRQDDGPSPKPGSAFRNGFSSLKKPSHRCHVCEHAFQPKQHLRERANTHSDSRPYSCRLCRKAYVRPGSLSAHVRLHHGDSRPRRLVCCEFCAKVFGHVRVYFGHLKEVHGVAVSTEPSPCEPQPGDLLRTREQTARGMEGPVDRETKSSLEEDLLLNQADEVKFQIRCGRCQITAQSFAEIKFHLLYVHGEEIQGHLQEELSPSPGSRGAQGELVQQAAPFWKHPERRKQLKHRPLDGELCAVPRLKKQLYLRHQNEVEILAKREGAQPGPSEPGGHPQGPEGPGPDAALSPPRPGFRCVLCAQMLGRKEELLLHWEERHKCEDPLKLWTVLSTLSSQGVIEPSSETGK, encoded by the exons GAGGTGTTTCCCTGCTTGCCAGTCCTGTTGAGAAACAGCTGACTCAGAAGAAGTCTGCATCTCCTGGAAAGACAGCGCGCACAG GTGAATCAAACAGCCCTCCTGGAACGATTCAGGGTGGGAAGGGTCTGCAGGGTAAGAGTCAGTTTAGAACCATCGCTCCAAAACTTGCGCCCCGAGTCCTGGCGCCCAGAGTGGTCCCGGGCCCGGCGCCCTCCCTCTCTGACCACGCGCATCCAGGCCCCTCCCTCGGCTCGAAGGCCCTGGGGATGCCCCCCCAGAATTACGCGCTGATGCAGGTGGCCGGCCAGGAAGGGACCTTCTCTCTCGTCGCTCTGCCACACGTCGCCTCGGCTCAGCCACTCCAGAAACCCAGACTGCCTCTGCCCAAGAACCTGAAGCTGCCCATCCCCCGGTACCAACGCCCAGGACATAGCAAAGGAGCCAGAAAGAAACCGGGGTGCAGCTCCTCCGACAGGGGCTGTAGCCAAGCTCCCACCCAAACCCAAGCGGCCCCTCCCCTGCCTGAGCATCCCGAGGCCCCGCACAAGCCCAGCCCACCCAAGCCGGCGCTGGCACCCGGCCAGGCCCCGGCCTCGCTGACCAGTGGGGGTGGCCATGGAGACCCTGGGCCCCCAGGGACCAGCGACCACGGAGGTCGGGACCCTCCCACCGCCCCAGCGCTGTCCACACCGGAGGAGCCCTCTGCCGAGCGGGGCCTCCCGAAGAGTTCAGGGAGAGCAGGCGTTGCAGGCAAGaagccctccaggaagcctgctgtcGCCAGCGGAGAACTTAGAGAACAGGTCGACCCTGCCAGGTCCGTGACCCATTTGTCGCCAGGCGTTTTTGGAAACGCGATTCAGGTGGTCCCTTCCATCCCCAGAGGTAAACTGCCCATCCTGCCCTACTCAAGAACGAGGGCGTCGCAAGTTTACAAAGGCGGAGCAGCTGTGAACGTTGCGCATGTTTCTCTCCCTGGGCTCAGGGCAGCCGGTGATAAGACCTCGTCCATCCCGGAGGGCTTCTGTTCGGCCCCCCAGGTGGCCGACAGGGCACCTGCCCCACAGGCGTCGTGGCAGAGCCCCTGCGACAGGGCCTACTGTCCGGCCACCAAAGCCGACCtcaaccacaaaacaaaaccgaACGGCGGGGCAgccaagagaagaggaagaaaacggAAGGTCCCGGATGAACTTCTGACATTTCAGAGTAAAAGGAGGAAATGTGTCAGTAATAAGTGTAAAGATGGCAAAGAAAGAGCCAAAGCCGAGCCCCAGGAATCCAAGGACCAAAAACCTGGGTCTGTGAAAAAATACCGCAGCATCATGCCCAAACCTGTCCTGGTCCTGCCGGCCCTGGCTGCCCTGGCCTCACCCGCGGCCACGCTACAGCCCCCGGCGCCCGGCAGCCGGGAGCACGCGTCGTTCAATCACTCCCTCGCCGCCCCCAAGCATCTGGGCTGCAGGCAGGACGACGGCCCCTCCCCGAAGCCCGGCTCGGCCTTTAGAAATGGGTTCTCCAGCCTCAAGAAGCCTTCGCACAGATGCCACGTGTGCGAGCACGCCTTCCAGCCCAAGCAGCACCTCCGCGAGCGCGCCAACACGCACAGCGACAGCCGGCCCTACAGCTGCCGGCTCTGCCGCAAAGCCTACGTGCGGCCGGGCAGCCTGAGCGCACACGTGCGGCTGCATCACGGCGACTCCCGGCCCAGGAGGCTCGTGTGCTGCGAATTCTGCGCCAAGGTGTTCGGCCACGTCAGAGTCTACTTCGGCCACCTGAAAGAGGTGCACGGGGTGGCCGTCAGCACCGAGCCCTCCCCCTGCGAGCCGCAGCCGGGGGACTTGCTGAGGACCAGGGAGCAGACTGCCCGAGGGATGGAGGGACCGGTGGACAG GGAGACCAAGTCCAGCCTGGAAGAAGACCTCCTTCTAAACCAGGCTGATGAGGTCAAATTCCAGATCAGATGTGGCCGCTGTCAGATCACTGCCCAGTCTTTTGCTGAAATCAAGTTCCACCTGCTTTACGTTCATGGAGAGGAAATCCAGGGCCACTTGCAAGAGGAGCTCTCACCCTCCCCAGGAAGCAGGGGAGCTCAGGGAGAACTGGTTCAACAGGCTGCTCCTTTCTGGAAACATCCTGAGAGAAGAAAGCAGCTTAAGCACCGTCCCTTGGACGGGGAGCTCTGTGCAGTCCCCAGACTGAAAAAGCAGCTCTACCTCCGTCATCAGAATGAGGTGGAGATACTTGCGAAACGTGAAGGAGCCCAGCCAGGACCCAGTGAGCCCGGAGGACACCCCCAGGGCCCCGAGGGTCCCGGCCCCGACGCTGCCCTCTCCCCGCCCCGGCCTGGCTTTCGCTGCGTCCTTTGTGCACAGatgctgggaaggaaggaagagctgCTTCTGCATTGGGAAGAGCGCCACAAGTGCGAGGACCCTCTGAAACTCTGGACGGTTCTCAGCACGCTCTCCAGCCAGGGAGTCATCGAACCTTCCAGCGAGACCGGAAAATGA
- the ZNF438 gene encoding zinc finger protein 438 isoform X4, producing MQSASSVPPKDQGESNSPPGTIQGGKGLQGKSQFRTIAPKLAPRVLAPRVVPGPAPSLSDHAHPGPSLGSKALGMPPQNYALMQVAGQEGTFSLVALPHVASAQPLQKPRLPLPKNLKLPIPRYQRPGHSKGARKKPGCSSSDRGCSQAPTQTQAAPPLPEHPEAPHKPSPPKPALAPGQAPASLTSGGGHGDPGPPGTSDHGGRDPPTAPALSTPEEPSAERGLPKSSGRAGVAGKKPSRKPAVASGELREQVDPARSVTHLSPGVFGNAIQVVPSIPRGKLPILPYSRTRASQVYKGGAAVNVAHVSLPGLRAAGDKTSSIPEGFCSAPQVADRAPAPQASWQSPCDRAYCPATKADLNHKTKPNGGAAKRRGRKRKVPDELLTFQSKRRKCVSNKCKDGKERAKAEPQESKDQKPGSVKKYRSIMPKPVLVLPALAALASPAATLQPPAPGSREHASFNHSLAAPKHLGCRQDDGPSPKPGSAFRNGFSSLKKPSHRCHVCEHAFQPKQHLRERANTHSDSRPYSCRLCRKAYVRPGSLSAHVRLHHGDSRPRRLVCCEFCAKVFGHVRVYFGHLKEVHGVAVSTEPSPCEPQPGDLLRTREQTARGMEGPVDRETKSSLEEDLLLNQADEVKFQIRCGRCQITAQSFAEIKFHLLYVHGEEIQGHLQEELSPSPGSRGAQGELVQQAAPFWKHPERRKQLKHRPLDGELCAVPRLKKQLYLRHQNEVEILAKREGAQPGPSEPGGHPQGPEGPGPDAALSPPRPGFRCVLCAQMLGRKEELLLHWEERHKCEDPLKLWTVLSTLSSQGVIEPSSETGK from the exons GTGAATCAAACAGCCCTCCTGGAACGATTCAGGGTGGGAAGGGTCTGCAGGGTAAGAGTCAGTTTAGAACCATCGCTCCAAAACTTGCGCCCCGAGTCCTGGCGCCCAGAGTGGTCCCGGGCCCGGCGCCCTCCCTCTCTGACCACGCGCATCCAGGCCCCTCCCTCGGCTCGAAGGCCCTGGGGATGCCCCCCCAGAATTACGCGCTGATGCAGGTGGCCGGCCAGGAAGGGACCTTCTCTCTCGTCGCTCTGCCACACGTCGCCTCGGCTCAGCCACTCCAGAAACCCAGACTGCCTCTGCCCAAGAACCTGAAGCTGCCCATCCCCCGGTACCAACGCCCAGGACATAGCAAAGGAGCCAGAAAGAAACCGGGGTGCAGCTCCTCCGACAGGGGCTGTAGCCAAGCTCCCACCCAAACCCAAGCGGCCCCTCCCCTGCCTGAGCATCCCGAGGCCCCGCACAAGCCCAGCCCACCCAAGCCGGCGCTGGCACCCGGCCAGGCCCCGGCCTCGCTGACCAGTGGGGGTGGCCATGGAGACCCTGGGCCCCCAGGGACCAGCGACCACGGAGGTCGGGACCCTCCCACCGCCCCAGCGCTGTCCACACCGGAGGAGCCCTCTGCCGAGCGGGGCCTCCCGAAGAGTTCAGGGAGAGCAGGCGTTGCAGGCAAGaagccctccaggaagcctgctgtcGCCAGCGGAGAACTTAGAGAACAGGTCGACCCTGCCAGGTCCGTGACCCATTTGTCGCCAGGCGTTTTTGGAAACGCGATTCAGGTGGTCCCTTCCATCCCCAGAGGTAAACTGCCCATCCTGCCCTACTCAAGAACGAGGGCGTCGCAAGTTTACAAAGGCGGAGCAGCTGTGAACGTTGCGCATGTTTCTCTCCCTGGGCTCAGGGCAGCCGGTGATAAGACCTCGTCCATCCCGGAGGGCTTCTGTTCGGCCCCCCAGGTGGCCGACAGGGCACCTGCCCCACAGGCGTCGTGGCAGAGCCCCTGCGACAGGGCCTACTGTCCGGCCACCAAAGCCGACCtcaaccacaaaacaaaaccgaACGGCGGGGCAgccaagagaagaggaagaaaacggAAGGTCCCGGATGAACTTCTGACATTTCAGAGTAAAAGGAGGAAATGTGTCAGTAATAAGTGTAAAGATGGCAAAGAAAGAGCCAAAGCCGAGCCCCAGGAATCCAAGGACCAAAAACCTGGGTCTGTGAAAAAATACCGCAGCATCATGCCCAAACCTGTCCTGGTCCTGCCGGCCCTGGCTGCCCTGGCCTCACCCGCGGCCACGCTACAGCCCCCGGCGCCCGGCAGCCGGGAGCACGCGTCGTTCAATCACTCCCTCGCCGCCCCCAAGCATCTGGGCTGCAGGCAGGACGACGGCCCCTCCCCGAAGCCCGGCTCGGCCTTTAGAAATGGGTTCTCCAGCCTCAAGAAGCCTTCGCACAGATGCCACGTGTGCGAGCACGCCTTCCAGCCCAAGCAGCACCTCCGCGAGCGCGCCAACACGCACAGCGACAGCCGGCCCTACAGCTGCCGGCTCTGCCGCAAAGCCTACGTGCGGCCGGGCAGCCTGAGCGCACACGTGCGGCTGCATCACGGCGACTCCCGGCCCAGGAGGCTCGTGTGCTGCGAATTCTGCGCCAAGGTGTTCGGCCACGTCAGAGTCTACTTCGGCCACCTGAAAGAGGTGCACGGGGTGGCCGTCAGCACCGAGCCCTCCCCCTGCGAGCCGCAGCCGGGGGACTTGCTGAGGACCAGGGAGCAGACTGCCCGAGGGATGGAGGGACCGGTGGACAG GGAGACCAAGTCCAGCCTGGAAGAAGACCTCCTTCTAAACCAGGCTGATGAGGTCAAATTCCAGATCAGATGTGGCCGCTGTCAGATCACTGCCCAGTCTTTTGCTGAAATCAAGTTCCACCTGCTTTACGTTCATGGAGAGGAAATCCAGGGCCACTTGCAAGAGGAGCTCTCACCCTCCCCAGGAAGCAGGGGAGCTCAGGGAGAACTGGTTCAACAGGCTGCTCCTTTCTGGAAACATCCTGAGAGAAGAAAGCAGCTTAAGCACCGTCCCTTGGACGGGGAGCTCTGTGCAGTCCCCAGACTGAAAAAGCAGCTCTACCTCCGTCATCAGAATGAGGTGGAGATACTTGCGAAACGTGAAGGAGCCCAGCCAGGACCCAGTGAGCCCGGAGGACACCCCCAGGGCCCCGAGGGTCCCGGCCCCGACGCTGCCCTCTCCCCGCCCCGGCCTGGCTTTCGCTGCGTCCTTTGTGCACAGatgctgggaaggaaggaagagctgCTTCTGCATTGGGAAGAGCGCCACAAGTGCGAGGACCCTCTGAAACTCTGGACGGTTCTCAGCACGCTCTCCAGCCAGGGAGTCATCGAACCTTCCAGCGAGACCGGAAAATGA
- the ZNF438 gene encoding zinc finger protein 438 isoform X3, producing the protein MQIVVQVKDIIMQSASSVPPKDQGESNSPPGTIQGGKGLQGKSQFRTIAPKLAPRVLAPRVVPGPAPSLSDHAHPGPSLGSKALGMPPQNYALMQVAGQEGTFSLVALPHVASAQPLQKPRLPLPKNLKLPIPRYQRPGHSKGARKKPGCSSSDRGCSQAPTQTQAAPPLPEHPEAPHKPSPPKPALAPGQAPASLTSGGGHGDPGPPGTSDHGGRDPPTAPALSTPEEPSAERGLPKSSGRAGVAGKKPSRKPAVASGELREQVDPARSVTHLSPGVFGNAIQVVPSIPRGKLPILPYSRTRASQVYKGGAAVNVAHVSLPGLRAAGDKTSSIPEGFCSAPQVADRAPAPQASWQSPCDRAYCPATKADLNHKTKPNGGAAKRRGRKRKVPDELLTFQSKRRKCVSNKCKDGKERAKAEPQESKDQKPGSVKKYRSIMPKPVLVLPALAALASPAATLQPPAPGSREHASFNHSLAAPKHLGCRQDDGPSPKPGSAFRNGFSSLKKPSHRCHVCEHAFQPKQHLRERANTHSDSRPYSCRLCRKAYVRPGSLSAHVRLHHGDSRPRRLVCCEFCAKVFGHVRVYFGHLKEVHGVAVSTEPSPCEPQPGDLLRTREQTARGMEGPVDRETKSSLEEDLLLNQADEVKFQIRCGRCQITAQSFAEIKFHLLYVHGEEIQGHLQEELSPSPGSRGAQGELVQQAAPFWKHPERRKQLKHRPLDGELCAVPRLKKQLYLRHQNEVEILAKREGAQPGPSEPGGHPQGPEGPGPDAALSPPRPGFRCVLCAQMLGRKEELLLHWEERHKCEDPLKLWTVLSTLSSQGVIEPSSETGK; encoded by the exons GTGAATCAAACAGCCCTCCTGGAACGATTCAGGGTGGGAAGGGTCTGCAGGGTAAGAGTCAGTTTAGAACCATCGCTCCAAAACTTGCGCCCCGAGTCCTGGCGCCCAGAGTGGTCCCGGGCCCGGCGCCCTCCCTCTCTGACCACGCGCATCCAGGCCCCTCCCTCGGCTCGAAGGCCCTGGGGATGCCCCCCCAGAATTACGCGCTGATGCAGGTGGCCGGCCAGGAAGGGACCTTCTCTCTCGTCGCTCTGCCACACGTCGCCTCGGCTCAGCCACTCCAGAAACCCAGACTGCCTCTGCCCAAGAACCTGAAGCTGCCCATCCCCCGGTACCAACGCCCAGGACATAGCAAAGGAGCCAGAAAGAAACCGGGGTGCAGCTCCTCCGACAGGGGCTGTAGCCAAGCTCCCACCCAAACCCAAGCGGCCCCTCCCCTGCCTGAGCATCCCGAGGCCCCGCACAAGCCCAGCCCACCCAAGCCGGCGCTGGCACCCGGCCAGGCCCCGGCCTCGCTGACCAGTGGGGGTGGCCATGGAGACCCTGGGCCCCCAGGGACCAGCGACCACGGAGGTCGGGACCCTCCCACCGCCCCAGCGCTGTCCACACCGGAGGAGCCCTCTGCCGAGCGGGGCCTCCCGAAGAGTTCAGGGAGAGCAGGCGTTGCAGGCAAGaagccctccaggaagcctgctgtcGCCAGCGGAGAACTTAGAGAACAGGTCGACCCTGCCAGGTCCGTGACCCATTTGTCGCCAGGCGTTTTTGGAAACGCGATTCAGGTGGTCCCTTCCATCCCCAGAGGTAAACTGCCCATCCTGCCCTACTCAAGAACGAGGGCGTCGCAAGTTTACAAAGGCGGAGCAGCTGTGAACGTTGCGCATGTTTCTCTCCCTGGGCTCAGGGCAGCCGGTGATAAGACCTCGTCCATCCCGGAGGGCTTCTGTTCGGCCCCCCAGGTGGCCGACAGGGCACCTGCCCCACAGGCGTCGTGGCAGAGCCCCTGCGACAGGGCCTACTGTCCGGCCACCAAAGCCGACCtcaaccacaaaacaaaaccgaACGGCGGGGCAgccaagagaagaggaagaaaacggAAGGTCCCGGATGAACTTCTGACATTTCAGAGTAAAAGGAGGAAATGTGTCAGTAATAAGTGTAAAGATGGCAAAGAAAGAGCCAAAGCCGAGCCCCAGGAATCCAAGGACCAAAAACCTGGGTCTGTGAAAAAATACCGCAGCATCATGCCCAAACCTGTCCTGGTCCTGCCGGCCCTGGCTGCCCTGGCCTCACCCGCGGCCACGCTACAGCCCCCGGCGCCCGGCAGCCGGGAGCACGCGTCGTTCAATCACTCCCTCGCCGCCCCCAAGCATCTGGGCTGCAGGCAGGACGACGGCCCCTCCCCGAAGCCCGGCTCGGCCTTTAGAAATGGGTTCTCCAGCCTCAAGAAGCCTTCGCACAGATGCCACGTGTGCGAGCACGCCTTCCAGCCCAAGCAGCACCTCCGCGAGCGCGCCAACACGCACAGCGACAGCCGGCCCTACAGCTGCCGGCTCTGCCGCAAAGCCTACGTGCGGCCGGGCAGCCTGAGCGCACACGTGCGGCTGCATCACGGCGACTCCCGGCCCAGGAGGCTCGTGTGCTGCGAATTCTGCGCCAAGGTGTTCGGCCACGTCAGAGTCTACTTCGGCCACCTGAAAGAGGTGCACGGGGTGGCCGTCAGCACCGAGCCCTCCCCCTGCGAGCCGCAGCCGGGGGACTTGCTGAGGACCAGGGAGCAGACTGCCCGAGGGATGGAGGGACCGGTGGACAG GGAGACCAAGTCCAGCCTGGAAGAAGACCTCCTTCTAAACCAGGCTGATGAGGTCAAATTCCAGATCAGATGTGGCCGCTGTCAGATCACTGCCCAGTCTTTTGCTGAAATCAAGTTCCACCTGCTTTACGTTCATGGAGAGGAAATCCAGGGCCACTTGCAAGAGGAGCTCTCACCCTCCCCAGGAAGCAGGGGAGCTCAGGGAGAACTGGTTCAACAGGCTGCTCCTTTCTGGAAACATCCTGAGAGAAGAAAGCAGCTTAAGCACCGTCCCTTGGACGGGGAGCTCTGTGCAGTCCCCAGACTGAAAAAGCAGCTCTACCTCCGTCATCAGAATGAGGTGGAGATACTTGCGAAACGTGAAGGAGCCCAGCCAGGACCCAGTGAGCCCGGAGGACACCCCCAGGGCCCCGAGGGTCCCGGCCCCGACGCTGCCCTCTCCCCGCCCCGGCCTGGCTTTCGCTGCGTCCTTTGTGCACAGatgctgggaaggaaggaagagctgCTTCTGCATTGGGAAGAGCGCCACAAGTGCGAGGACCCTCTGAAACTCTGGACGGTTCTCAGCACGCTCTCCAGCCAGGGAGTCATCGAACCTTCCAGCGAGACCGGAAAATGA